TAATGATTCCAAGCATCCGAATGCCAGTAATGCTCAATGCATAGAGGCTGCCGGAAAAAAGCAGGATGCCTGCAAATAGTGACCAGCCGGACCAACCGATCCACACTCCGGCATGCGGGAACTTATCTGCGAACAAAGCCACAAGCAACAATCCAAGCGCATGAATCATATGATAGTGCACACCTGTTTCAAAGACGTTCAGCATGTCGGCCGATAGTTTTGATTTTAAAATATGCGCACCAAACGCACCAAAAGCGACACCCAAAAATAATAGCAAGCTGCCTAGTACAATAAATGTTTTATCCATATGTTCTCTATGTTCTCTCCTTATCGAATCGGTTCCGCCTGTCTCCACACGGCCAAAACCGTCTGTCATTTTTTAAACTGCTTTTTATTAAAACTCCATTGTTTTATTTTACGCGTTTTACTTTATAATGCAAACAATATGCAAATACAGCCTTCCACCCGGCTCGGCAAAGGCTGTCATCCATATACCAGTGATTTTCATTGTACATGATCAGGCAATGATTTCCTTTGAAGATTCCAGAAGCTTTGTAAACTCTTCCGCTTTTAACGGCTTGCTAAAATAATATCCTTGCATATCGTCACAATTGCGCATGCGCAAGAACTCCAGCTGGCCTTCTGTCTCCACACCTTCCGCAATCACTTTTAATTTCATATGGTGTGCCAACGAAATGACAGCCGTCACAATCGCCGCATCATCCGGATCTGTCGCGATATCTTGAACAAACGACTGATCAATTTTCAAGCTGTTGATCGGAAACCGTTTCAAATAATTCAAGGAAGAATAGCCGGTGCCGAAATCATCAATGGATATATGAATCCCGATGGCTTGCAACTGCTGTAAAATCGAAACAGTAAATTCCATGTTCTGCATTAAAATGCTCTCTGTCACTTCGACTTCCAGCCAACGCGGCTCCAAACCCGTCTCTGCCAAAATCTTCGAAATCACTTCGACCAGATTCTTTTTCTGAAACTGCCGGGCGGATAAATTGACGGCAACCCGAAGAGGCGGAAATCCTGCATCCTGCCAATCCTTGTTTTGTTTGCAGGCCATCCGCAAGACCCATTCGCCAATGGGAACGATGAGGCCTGATTCTTCCGCAATGGGGATAAATTTCGCCGGTGAAATCATTCCCAATTTCCCATGGTTCCAACGCAGCAATGCTTCCATGCCGATCACCTGATTCGTCTTGATATCCACTTTCGGCTGGTAACTCAAGAAAAACTCTTCTTTTTTTAAAGCGTTACGAAGACTGTTTTCCAATTCCATCCGTTCGGCGACATTTTCACTTAGGGATGCGGAATAAAACTGATAATTGTTCTTTCCTTGCGTCTTTACCTGATACATCGCCGTTTCCGCATATTGCAGCAATTGTTCGGCTGTTTCGCCATCAAATGGAAAGCGGCTGATCCCGATGCTTGCCGTGATATAAAGTTCATGACCTTCAATTAAAAAGGGCAGGGAAAGCAAGTCGAGGATCGTTTGTGCGATCGAGCTTCCATATTTGGAATCATTCGTGTTCTTTAAAAAAAAGACAAATTCATCGCCGCCGTGTCTGGACACCGTTTCGCCGATGCTTTCAAGAGATGTCAGGCGCTTCGCCACTGCCTGCAATAGCATGTTGGCAACCTTGCGGCCAAGAGAATCGTTGACATTTTTAAAGCGGTCTATATTCAGGTAAAAAATGGCACATTTTGAATCTTTGCTTGCAGTATCTGACAATTCCTGCTGCAAATGTTGATAAAACAAATGTTTGCCAGGCAATCCAGTCAGTGGATCATACTGCTCAATTGTTCCTTCTTTATGTCGATCGAAAAACGAATAGACCACACCTGTACCGACAGCTGAAATCAAAATTGCTGCAAGAATTTCCGAAAATATAGAAGATACAATTCGTGTGACACCCAATAGTACGAAACAAACGGCCAAATGAATCACATAGATTGTAGTCAATTTTATAGTTGTCTGCCGATTCAAAATATGCACCTCATGATTTTCGATACGTTTTTAAATTCTGTTTCAACACTATTCGACAGCATTTCACAATTTTCCTGCAAAAATTTCACTGATTATAGAAATTATTGGCTCAGCTATAAATTTGCTGGAAATATTTCCGAGTATTGCAACATATTTTTTCGTATTACGCCTGATTAAAGAAATTCTGATTGAATTTGTTGCCCAATTCGCTAACCGCAGCGAACGCTCCAGCTTTGGCAAGCGGGAAATATATTGTGCCAACCTGACTTCAATGAATGCGAATATGGTAAGATAGATACAATACTCTTGCATCGAAAAGGAGACTGGAATGACTACTTTCAATACGTATTACATGCCTTTCCAACGATTGCAGCAAAGAACGTTGTCATGATTGGCGACCGAAAATTTGATATCCTGGGTGCATCCGAATTGGGAATCCACTCCATTGCAGTCGCTTATGGGTATGGCCCGATTGCTGAATTAGAGGCAGCGAAGCCTACTTGTCTTGTGAAAACAGTAGCTGATTTGCACGGGCAGTTAGTCAGATGATTTTAAAAACTGGGGAGGCTTTTCCGCCATGTGGATGATATGGCTTTCTCTTTCCGGGTTATTTGTTCTATTGGAAATGCATCTTGGAACGTTTTATATGCTCCTGCTTTCCATTGCAGGCGTATGTTCCATGTTTAGTTCCTTATTCACCGGATCGATTCTTATCCAAACGGTTTTATTTTGTATCATTGCATTCCTTGAGTATGTATTTTTACTGCCCTATATTCGAAAGTGGCGAATCTTTTCGAACAATGAGCAAGAAGCGGTTGCGATCACCCCACAGGACCTCGTAAATAAAACCGGCTTTGTCGTCCGCGATATCCTGCCCGGATCCGGAGGCTTGGTAAAAATCGATTCGGAGCTCTGGACCGCAATGGCGGAGGAATCGATTCCCGCTGGTTCGAAAGTGATCGTTGAAAGCGTTCATGTAACAAAAGTAATTGTTAAACCGTCCATAGAGTGAAGGTACATTCCGCTAGGAGGTTGAATCATATGGCAGGCTTAATCGTAGGTATCATTCTTCTGATTTTGATCATCTTCTTGATTGCAAAAGGCATTCGCATCATCCCTCAACAAACAGTAGCGATTGTCGAACGCCTAGGCAAGTTTTACAAAGTGTTGAACCCTGGTGTCAACGTGATCATTCCCGTCATTGATGCGGTACGCATTCGTCATGATTTGCGAATGCAGCAAGAAGTTGTGCCATCCCAATCGGTGATTACACGGGACAACGTGGCAGTGGGAGTTGAGTTGGCGACATTTTTCACCGTCGTCGACCCCAAATTGGCGACATACGGAATTGCCAACTACGTGCAAGGGATTCATAATATTGTCGCTTCTGCTTTGCGTGCGACTATCGGAAAGCTGGAATTGGATGAAATTCTATCGAATCGGGATCGGATTCAGGCGGATTTGCGGCAATCTCTTGATGACGCATCGGAAAAATGGGGTGTACGTATCGATCGGGTAGAGATCCTGCAATTGGACATACCCAACGATATTCAAAATTCCATGGAAAAGCAAATGCGGGCAGAACGGGAAAAGCGGGCCAGCATTTTGCAGGCGGAAGGGGAAAAGCAAGCAATCGTG
Above is a window of Fodinisporobacter ferrooxydans DNA encoding:
- a CDS encoding HAD hydrolase-like protein; amino-acid sequence: MHRKGDWNDYFQYVLHAFPTIAAKNVVMIGDRKFDILGASELGIHSIAVAYGYGPIAELEAAKPTCLVKTVADLHGQLVR
- a CDS encoding DUF423 domain-containing protein, which encodes MDKTFIVLGSLLLFLGVAFGAFGAHILKSKLSADMLNVFETGVHYHMIHALGLLLVALFADKFPHAGVWIGWSGWSLFAGILLFSGSLYALSITGIRMLGIITPFGGVAFLIGWICLAVAALKGGA
- a CDS encoding NfeD family protein — its product is MWMIWLSLSGLFVLLEMHLGTFYMLLLSIAGVCSMFSSLFTGSILIQTVLFCIIAFLEYVFLLPYIRKWRIFSNNEQEAVAITPQDLVNKTGFVVRDILPGSGGLVKIDSELWTAMAEESIPAGSKVIVESVHVTKVIVKPSIE
- a CDS encoding SPFH domain-containing protein, with amino-acid sequence MAGLIVGIILLILIIFLIAKGIRIIPQQTVAIVERLGKFYKVLNPGVNVIIPVIDAVRIRHDLRMQQEVVPSQSVITRDNVAVGVELATFFTVVDPKLATYGIANYVQGIHNIVASALRATIGKLELDEILSNRDRIQADLRQSLDDASEKWGVRIDRVEILQLDIPNDIQNSMEKQMRAEREKRASILQAEGEKQAIVLRAEAQRSAVVLAAEAEKQRQILEAEANQKSQELQALGRAQAIRHVAEAEKARIEALRAAGLDEKVLAYKSFEALSDMANGQASTIFLPTDVVKTLGSVGAIAKVFEESKK
- a CDS encoding putative bifunctional diguanylate cyclase/phosphodiesterase; translation: MNRQTTIKLTTIYVIHLAVCFVLLGVTRIVSSIFSEILAAILISAVGTGVVYSFFDRHKEGTIEQYDPLTGLPGKHLFYQHLQQELSDTASKDSKCAIFYLNIDRFKNVNDSLGRKVANMLLQAVAKRLTSLESIGETVSRHGGDEFVFFLKNTNDSKYGSSIAQTILDLLSLPFLIEGHELYITASIGISRFPFDGETAEQLLQYAETAMYQVKTQGKNNYQFYSASLSENVAERMELENSLRNALKKEEFFLSYQPKVDIKTNQVIGMEALLRWNHGKLGMISPAKFIPIAEESGLIVPIGEWVLRMACKQNKDWQDAGFPPLRVAVNLSARQFQKKNLVEVISKILAETGLEPRWLEVEVTESILMQNMEFTVSILQQLQAIGIHISIDDFGTGYSSLNYLKRFPINSLKIDQSFVQDIATDPDDAAIVTAVISLAHHMKLKVIAEGVETEGQLEFLRMRNCDDMQGYYFSKPLKAEEFTKLLESSKEIIA